In Flavobacteriales bacterium, one genomic interval encodes:
- a CDS encoding TM2 domain-containing protein, which produces MLRYILLILSLITVGSSVRASGPYRAMNAVELNLLDSLTEQYDLSIEDGPKKENARLISSSLAVLLGPFGAHRLYLGTTTKVAIIYGITFGGFGILATIDLFHLLFTKDLDAYRNSDKVFMWVK; this is translated from the coding sequence ATGTTACGATATATACTGCTCATTCTCTCCCTAATAACTGTTGGTAGTTCCGTTCGTGCGAGCGGTCCGTACAGGGCGATGAACGCTGTGGAACTGAATTTACTTGATAGCTTGACCGAGCAATACGACCTCAGTATTGAAGACGGTCCGAAGAAAGAAAACGCCCGATTGATCAGCAGTTCACTTGCTGTATTGCTAGGTCCGTTCGGGGCACATCGCCTATATTTAGGCACGACGACCAAGGTGGCGATCATCTACGGAATTACGTTCGGAGGCTTTGGTATTCTGGCAACGATCGACCTTTTCCACTTGCTGTTCACCAAGGACCTGGATGCCTATCGCAATAGCGATAAGGTATTCATGTGGGTGAAGTAG
- the glmS gene encoding glutamine--fructose-6-phosphate transaminase (isomerizing) yields the protein MCGIVAYLGDKDAYPILISGLRRLEYRGYDSAGVALIDGKALSVHKCQGKVSDLESHMNGISAKGSIGIGHTRWATHGPPSDVNAHPHQSNSGDIALIHNGIIENYASIKEELKTRGHEFLSDTDTEVLVHLIDDIQRTEKCDLPEAVRLALASVVGAYAIVVLDRKQPDLMVAARKSSPLVIGIGDGEHFVASDATPIIEHTKNVVYLEDGEIAVIDREKGLKIRNVKNQVKTPFIQELEMHLETLEKGGYDHFMLKEIHEQPRSIRDSMRGRLNIAKGEVVLGGIKDYESKFVNAKRILIIGCGTSWHAGMVGEYLFEDLARIPVEVEYASEFRYRNPIVNEDDIVIAISQSGETADTMAAIELAKSRGATIIGICNVVGSSIARITHAGSYTHAGPEIGVASTKAFTSQVTVLTLMAMMIGNKKGTISSSHFHRLMNELDAIPEKVQKVLDTEDHIKYIADIYKDAKNALYLGRGSSFPVALEGALKLKEISYVHAEGYPAAEMKHGPIALIDDSMPVFVIATKGASYEKVVSNIQEVKARKGKVIAIVTEGDTVVKGIADHVIEIPETPDALVPLLSVIPLQLISYHIAVMLDRNVDQPRNLAKSVTVE from the coding sequence ATGTGTGGAATCGTAGCTTACCTGGGCGACAAGGACGCCTATCCGATCCTGATCAGTGGCTTACGTCGGTTGGAATACCGCGGGTATGATAGTGCCGGAGTTGCATTGATCGACGGTAAAGCGCTTTCGGTTCATAAATGTCAGGGGAAAGTGAGCGATCTTGAATCGCACATGAATGGAATAAGTGCAAAAGGATCCATTGGAATTGGCCATACGCGTTGGGCCACGCACGGACCACCGAGTGATGTGAATGCCCATCCACATCAAAGCAACAGTGGAGATATTGCACTGATCCACAATGGTATCATTGAGAATTATGCGTCCATCAAAGAAGAATTGAAGACGCGTGGGCATGAATTCCTAAGCGATACGGATACCGAGGTGCTAGTGCATCTGATCGATGATATTCAACGTACTGAGAAGTGTGATCTTCCTGAAGCCGTGAGATTGGCTCTTGCAAGTGTGGTAGGAGCATACGCGATAGTGGTATTGGATAGGAAACAACCGGACCTGATGGTCGCCGCACGGAAGAGTTCACCATTGGTGATCGGTATTGGCGATGGGGAGCACTTCGTAGCCAGCGATGCTACTCCGATCATAGAGCATACCAAGAACGTGGTGTATCTGGAGGATGGCGAGATCGCGGTGATCGATCGTGAGAAAGGATTGAAGATCCGCAATGTAAAGAACCAAGTAAAAACACCGTTCATCCAAGAGCTCGAAATGCACTTGGAGACGTTGGAGAAAGGTGGTTACGATCACTTCATGCTGAAGGAGATCCACGAACAGCCGCGTAGTATACGTGACAGTATGCGTGGGCGGTTGAACATTGCGAAGGGAGAAGTGGTCTTGGGCGGGATCAAGGACTACGAGAGCAAATTCGTGAATGCAAAACGGATACTGATCATTGGATGTGGTACTAGCTGGCACGCTGGAATGGTCGGTGAATATTTGTTCGAGGACCTTGCCCGCATTCCCGTAGAAGTGGAATACGCCAGCGAATTCCGTTACCGCAATCCGATCGTGAACGAGGACGATATCGTGATCGCGATCAGTCAAAGTGGTGAAACAGCGGATACAATGGCTGCAATAGAATTGGCCAAGAGCCGTGGCGCGACCATCATTGGTATTTGCAACGTGGTCGGCAGTAGTATTGCAAGGATCACCCATGCGGGATCGTATACGCACGCAGGCCCTGAGATCGGTGTTGCCAGTACAAAGGCATTCACTTCCCAGGTCACCGTGCTAACGCTTATGGCCATGATGATCGGCAATAAGAAGGGTACGATCAGCAGCAGTCATTTCCATCGGTTGATGAACGAATTGGATGCTATCCCGGAGAAGGTGCAGAAAGTGCTCGATACCGAGGATCACATTAAGTACATCGCAGATATCTATAAGGATGCGAAGAACGCGCTCTATCTCGGCCGCGGTTCAAGTTTCCCGGTCGCGTTGGAGGGTGCGTTGAAATTGAAGGAGATCAGCTACGTACATGCAGAAGGATATCCTGCTGCCGAAATGAAACATGGCCCGATCGCGCTGATCGATGACAGCATGCCGGTTTTTGTGATCGCAACAAAAGGAGCAAGCTACGAGAAAGTGGTAAGCAACATACAAGAGGTCAAAGCGCGCAAGGGTAAGGTCATTGCGATCGTTACTGAAGGTGACACTGTTGTAAAGGGTATCGCCGATCATGTGATCGAGATCCCGGAAACACCTGATGCTTTGGTTCCTTTGTTGAGCGTTATTCCGCTACAGTTGATCAGCTATCACATTGCGGTAATGTTGGACCGGAACGTGGATCAACCAAGGAATTTGGCGAAGAGCGTAACGGTGGAGTAA
- a CDS encoding pantoate--beta-alanine ligase, producing MLKPPSLLEKITIPAQGAAWSARSRREGASIGFVPTMGALHEGHLDLVHRAKAVCDKVVCSIFVNPLQFSNSEDLNNYPRQLERDSELLEQVGCDMLFTPEKESIFTDFTPTKYDLEGLDDHWEGPSRPGHFQGVVNVVERLFFYVRPDQAFFGEKDRQQLTILRAMAKQQRWPVTITPCQTVRSADGLALSSRNQRLDPVQREQATVLYRTLKTVEALAFRSSVENTRKAALAVLESEPEVVLDHLGFADAETLHPIIQWDPAREAIALIAAQVGPVRLIDNITLHPLV from the coding sequence GTGCTAAAACCCCCATCATTACTGGAAAAGATCACCATTCCGGCTCAAGGTGCGGCGTGGTCTGCTCGGTCCCGTCGTGAAGGTGCCAGCATAGGGTTCGTACCTACGATGGGAGCCTTACACGAGGGCCATTTGGATCTGGTACACCGTGCCAAAGCAGTTTGTGATAAAGTGGTGTGCAGCATATTCGTTAACCCACTGCAATTCAGCAACTCGGAAGACCTGAACAACTACCCTCGTCAACTCGAACGCGATAGCGAATTGCTGGAGCAAGTTGGTTGCGATATGCTCTTTACACCCGAAAAGGAGTCGATATTCACGGATTTCACACCAACGAAATATGACCTGGAGGGTCTGGACGACCATTGGGAAGGCCCTTCAAGACCTGGCCATTTCCAAGGCGTTGTGAATGTGGTTGAACGCCTGTTCTTTTACGTAAGGCCCGATCAAGCATTTTTTGGTGAAAAGGATCGCCAGCAGCTTACCATATTACGTGCGATGGCGAAGCAACAACGTTGGCCAGTTACCATTACCCCGTGCCAGACGGTGCGTTCCGCCGATGGTCTTGCGCTCAGTTCCAGGAATCAGCGCCTTGATCCCGTTCAACGAGAACAGGCGACTGTGCTATACCGCACATTGAAAACGGTGGAAGCACTAGCATTCCGCAGTTCGGTTGAAAATACAAGAAAGGCCGCTCTTGCCGTGCTGGAAAGTGAACCTGAGGTCGTCTTGGACCACCTTGGATTTGCAGATGCGGAAACACTTCACCCTATAATACAATGGGATCCCGCTCGTGAGGCGATCGCTCTTATCGCTGCGCAAGTGGGACCGGTAAGGTTGATCGACAATATTACCCTGCACCCGCTGGTATGA
- a CDS encoding flippase-like domain-containing protein yields MKRAVISVLKILIPLTLGIWLIYYFYDQLSKQQREELFTAFQQANLWWFLLAALLSWFSHLSRAWRWRYLIEHMGYNVGFWNAYNATMSGYFMNLLIPRAGEASRAVMLYRAEGVPFEKGFGTILAERTVDLIMLLAIAGITLALQWDKLGLFQERITAFRAEQNITEDAGPNYWWFVIIGAILIGAVTVMYLIYTRPELRARLMDGIRGFISGLRSVLETKHRSAFILHTILIWSLYVAMFWVGFFALSTTATVPAAGVFASFIAGSIGIILVQGGVGVYPAFVGLIVSIYMPMPEGGGLIRPDALAMGWLLWLSQTLLVIILGGISLFLISPKGNGEGVKRSQVN; encoded by the coding sequence ATGAAGAGGGCTGTGATCAGTGTTCTGAAAATTCTGATTCCACTTACACTTGGTATTTGGCTGATCTACTATTTCTATGACCAGCTCAGCAAGCAACAACGTGAGGAGCTCTTCACCGCATTCCAACAAGCAAACCTTTGGTGGTTCCTATTAGCAGCTCTATTGAGTTGGTTCAGCCATTTGAGCCGGGCGTGGCGCTGGCGCTATCTGATTGAACATATGGGCTACAACGTGGGGTTCTGGAACGCATACAATGCAACCATGTCGGGGTACTTCATGAACCTCTTGATACCTCGCGCCGGAGAAGCCAGCAGGGCTGTTATGCTCTACAGAGCCGAAGGGGTACCTTTCGAAAAAGGTTTCGGTACCATCCTTGCGGAACGTACTGTAGACCTTATCATGCTCTTGGCTATAGCGGGTATAACGCTTGCTTTGCAATGGGATAAGTTGGGGCTATTCCAAGAACGGATCACGGCATTCAGAGCAGAGCAGAACATTACAGAGGATGCAGGCCCTAATTATTGGTGGTTCGTGATCATCGGTGCGATCTTGATCGGTGCAGTCACTGTTATGTATTTGATCTACACACGACCTGAGTTGCGTGCGCGGCTCATGGACGGAATACGCGGATTCATTTCCGGACTGCGTAGCGTACTTGAAACGAAACATCGATCAGCTTTCATTTTACATACGATCTTGATCTGGAGCCTTTACGTCGCCATGTTCTGGGTCGGGTTCTTCGCACTTTCGACAACGGCAACAGTGCCTGCCGCAGGTGTATTCGCGAGTTTCATTGCGGGATCCATCGGGATCATACTTGTTCAGGGGGGTGTAGGTGTGTACCCTGCATTCGTGGGTCTTATCGTGAGCATCTATATGCCAATGCCAGAAGGAGGAGGACTAATTCGACCAGATGCTTTAGCGATGGGCTGGCTGTTATGGCTCTCACAAACACTGTTGGTGATCATTCTTGGCGGCATATCGCTATTTTTGATCTCTCCTAAAGGCAACGGAGAGGGAGTGAAGAGGTCACAAGTGAATTGA
- a CDS encoding glycogen/starch synthase yields the protein MKNVKVLTIAQSIQPFMDGPEDMAKVARHMPQGILESGNEIRVFMPKWGCINERRHQLHEVIRLSGMNLIINDTDHALLIKVASVPSARMQVYFIDNDEYFKRKAEAHSKDGTFYKDNDERALFFGRGVLETVRKLGWVPDIIHLHGWMTGFVPLYVRHHFADDPHFENTKLVMSVYDQPTEALDKNMAKKLEMEGFDKGLLKGLAKTTTDDLTKFSLSMCDAVVKGSAKLSKGMETAIKGSGVPVLNFIKDGEHVAAHSEFYSTVLEEALV from the coding sequence ATAAAGAACGTAAAGGTCCTCACCATAGCCCAATCGATCCAACCTTTCATGGATGGTCCTGAGGATATGGCGAAGGTAGCCCGCCATATGCCACAAGGTATTTTGGAAAGTGGAAATGAGATCAGGGTGTTCATGCCCAAATGGGGCTGCATCAATGAGCGCCGCCACCAATTGCATGAAGTCATCCGCTTAAGCGGAATGAATTTGATCATTAACGACACGGACCATGCCTTGTTGATCAAGGTAGCGAGTGTGCCAAGTGCACGGATGCAGGTTTATTTCATTGATAACGACGAATACTTCAAGCGTAAGGCCGAAGCCCACAGCAAGGATGGTACTTTCTACAAGGACAACGACGAACGCGCGTTGTTCTTTGGTCGTGGGGTGTTGGAGACCGTGCGCAAATTGGGTTGGGTTCCGGATATCATTCACCTTCATGGTTGGATGACCGGTTTCGTGCCGTTGTATGTGCGCCATCATTTCGCCGATGATCCACATTTTGAGAACACGAAGTTGGTCATGAGTGTTTATGACCAACCTACTGAAGCGTTGGACAAGAACATGGCCAAGAAATTGGAAATGGAAGGTTTCGATAAGGGTCTACTTAAAGGTCTTGCGAAGACAACCACGGACGACCTTACCAAGTTCTCTTTGAGCATGTGCGATGCCGTTGTAAAAGGATCCGCTAAATTGAGCAAAGGAATGGAAACCGCGATAAAGGGCAGTGGTGTGCCGGTCCTTAACTTCATCAAGGACGGAGAGCACGTTGCCGCGCATTCGGAATTCTACAGCACGGTGTTGGAGGAAGCCTTGGTCTAA
- a CDS encoding DUF4270 domain-containing protein, which translates to MRTLFTISRTRSTQWITFLFGLVVLIGACRKPDEDLGLELLPSDALGLLEDTATIHAYTFRDSAVRTSGLTRNLVGSYLDQEFGFVRTGIVTQLRLSSSNVGVGVDVSGLQADSIVLSLAFDGINYAYGNLDAQTFEVHEITTALSLDSSYHTDDVPEFLPDDLCYSHGSIVTPEPFNYAQVSGDSLLPQVRIRLSNDLAVRFLQEFGGDNLATNENFQEFFKGLYITVNNGPQLPFQQGLLYFSLINGASKVVLYYKDANVEPDVQRTFELLINSSAARYTVAEHDYSQAVDPGLNNALADSSAPAYKTYVQSLGGLRTALRFPYLMNYAGEGRVLSKAELVAPVEGTYNGLQPPPNQLFLFRKDSLGADAFLPDQLGGIIAIDGSYNATDRVYRFNITRYINDILTGEISNTGIEMVSGSNGVSGNRVILSGPAKEQNGMRLHLTFTTY; encoded by the coding sequence TTGAGAACATTATTCACTATTTCAAGAACGCGGTCCACACAGTGGATCACGTTCCTTTTTGGACTTGTGGTCCTGATCGGCGCTTGCCGAAAGCCGGATGAGGATCTTGGTCTGGAATTATTACCAAGTGATGCTTTAGGACTATTGGAGGATACGGCGACGATACACGCATACACATTCCGTGATTCTGCCGTGCGCACCAGTGGCCTTACACGGAATTTGGTGGGGTCATATCTGGATCAGGAATTCGGGTTCGTGCGTACGGGCATCGTAACGCAACTCCGACTTAGCAGTAGCAACGTTGGAGTTGGTGTTGATGTTAGTGGGTTACAAGCAGATAGTATTGTTTTGAGTTTGGCCTTTGATGGGATAAACTATGCTTATGGCAATTTGGATGCACAGACGTTTGAGGTACATGAGATCACAACAGCGTTGAGTCTGGACTCTTCGTACCATACGGATGATGTACCGGAGTTCTTGCCGGACGACCTGTGCTATTCCCATGGCTCCATAGTGACTCCGGAGCCCTTCAACTATGCTCAGGTCAGTGGCGATAGTCTGTTGCCGCAAGTGCGGATCCGCTTGAGCAATGACCTTGCTGTTCGATTTCTGCAAGAATTCGGAGGCGATAACTTGGCAACGAATGAGAATTTCCAAGAATTCTTCAAAGGGCTCTACATTACGGTGAACAACGGTCCGCAATTGCCATTTCAGCAAGGACTTCTGTATTTCAGTTTGATCAACGGCGCCTCCAAGGTGGTGCTGTATTACAAGGATGCGAATGTCGAACCTGATGTACAACGCACTTTCGAATTGTTGATCAACTCGAGCGCGGCGCGCTATACCGTGGCAGAACACGATTATTCGCAAGCGGTCGACCCAGGACTTAACAACGCACTGGCCGATAGTTCGGCACCGGCTTACAAGACCTACGTACAATCCCTTGGCGGATTGCGCACGGCCTTGCGGTTCCCCTACTTAATGAACTATGCAGGCGAAGGGCGGGTACTTAGTAAGGCAGAGCTGGTCGCACCGGTTGAGGGTACTTACAACGGGTTACAACCACCCCCGAACCAACTGTTCTTGTTCCGCAAGGACAGCCTAGGAGCTGATGCGTTCTTACCGGATCAATTGGGAGGAATTATTGCGATCGACGGATCATACAACGCTACCGATCGCGTATATCGCTTCAATATTACACGGTACATCAATGATATCCTTACCGGAGAAATTTCCAATACGGGGATCGAAATGGTGAGCGGTAGTAATGGCGTTTCCGGTAATCGTGTGATCCTATCTGGTCCGGCAAAGGAGCAGAACGGCATGCGATTGCATCTTACATTTACCACATACTGA
- the radA gene encoding DNA repair protein RadA: MAKLRSNFVCQACGSKYPQWLGQCTQCKEWNTLVEEVMDRVTEKRGLPQSLKIRSPKPIAINDIPAQDGPRIPLNDREFSRVLGGGLVPGSITLLGGEPGIGKSTLLLQTALRNPHLRTLYVSGEESEHQVKMRAERVMGDKATKIGAQPGSANDCYVLTETNTQNIFKHIEALQPGLVVIDSVQTLHTAVLDASPGSVGQVRECTAELMRFAKTTGIPMVLIGHITKDGFIAGPKVLEHMVDCVLQFEGDRDHAYRLLRPLKNRFGSTNELGIYEMQGSGLVEVEDPSQVLLGRREERPSGVVVAATLEGMRPLLIEVQALVSSAVYGTPQRSSTGFDLRRLNMLLAVMEKRCGFRLGQKDVFLNLAGGFRVEEPAIDLAVVCAVLSSNADIAVPMDVCFSGEVGLTGEIRPVTRTEQRVAEAAKLGFATIFVPKGTKGVSPVKGISVVQVGRVDEVFGHLFG, from the coding sequence GTGGCTAAGCTCAGATCGAATTTCGTGTGCCAAGCCTGCGGTAGCAAATATCCGCAATGGCTTGGACAATGCACACAGTGCAAAGAATGGAACACGCTTGTGGAAGAGGTCATGGACCGTGTTACCGAAAAACGCGGTTTGCCTCAAAGCCTGAAAATCCGTTCTCCGAAACCGATCGCGATCAATGATATCCCGGCGCAGGATGGACCACGCATTCCATTGAACGATCGTGAATTCTCACGTGTCCTTGGTGGTGGTCTGGTCCCAGGGAGCATCACCTTGTTGGGTGGTGAACCCGGTATCGGAAAAAGTACCTTGCTCTTACAGACCGCATTGCGCAATCCGCATTTGCGAACGCTCTATGTAAGCGGTGAAGAGAGTGAACATCAAGTGAAGATGCGCGCTGAACGTGTGATGGGCGACAAGGCAACCAAGATTGGCGCACAGCCAGGTTCGGCGAATGATTGTTACGTACTAACCGAGACCAATACACAGAACATCTTCAAACACATTGAAGCGCTTCAACCTGGATTGGTGGTGATCGATAGTGTGCAGACCTTGCACACCGCCGTTCTCGATGCCAGCCCAGGTAGCGTAGGTCAGGTGCGTGAATGCACGGCCGAGCTCATGCGTTTCGCGAAGACGACCGGTATCCCGATGGTATTGATCGGACACATAACAAAAGATGGTTTCATTGCCGGTCCCAAGGTCCTCGAGCACATGGTGGATTGCGTGTTGCAGTTTGAAGGTGATCGCGATCACGCGTACCGCTTATTGCGACCGTTGAAGAATCGCTTCGGGAGCACGAACGAATTGGGGATCTACGAAATGCAAGGCAGTGGGCTGGTCGAAGTTGAAGACCCGAGCCAGGTGTTATTGGGTCGCCGAGAAGAACGACCCAGCGGTGTAGTTGTGGCTGCAACATTGGAAGGCATGCGTCCCTTGTTGATCGAAGTGCAAGCGCTTGTGAGTTCAGCGGTCTATGGTACGCCGCAGCGAAGTTCCACCGGTTTCGATCTTCGGCGATTGAACATGTTGCTCGCGGTAATGGAAAAACGATGTGGATTCCGATTGGGCCAGAAGGATGTTTTCCTGAACCTCGCCGGTGGATTCCGTGTGGAAGAACCTGCGATAGATCTTGCCGTGGTATGTGCTGTGCTCAGCAGTAACGCCGACATTGCCGTACCCATGGACGTATGCTTTTCGGGCGAAGTCGGCCTGACCGGAGAAATACGCCCTGTTACCCGTACAGAGCAACGTGTAGCTGAAGCCGCTAAACTCGGCTTTGCGACCATCTTCGTTCCCAAAGGAACCAAAGGCGTTTCACCGGTCAAGGGCATTAGTGTGGTACAAGTAGGCCGGGTCGATGAGGTGTTCGGGCATTTGTTCGGGTGA
- the rfaE2 gene encoding D-glycero-beta-D-manno-heptose 1-phosphate adenylyltransferase has protein sequence MAEVVATVDKRVVDSVQVQRLVNIWRMKGDRIVFTNGCFDILHRGHVEYLQEAAALGDRLIIGVNSDASVKHQNKGPERPLNDQYSRAKVLAALRFIDAVVVFDQDTPLDLIKTIGPDVLVKGGDWTEDKIVGSEHVRSLGGDVRSLKLVDGFSTTGLVAKIRG, from the coding sequence ATGGCCGAAGTAGTAGCAACAGTAGATAAACGTGTAGTGGATAGTGTGCAAGTGCAACGCCTTGTGAACATCTGGCGCATGAAAGGCGATCGCATTGTATTCACCAACGGGTGTTTCGACATCCTCCATCGCGGTCATGTGGAATATTTGCAGGAAGCTGCAGCGCTCGGAGATCGCTTGATCATTGGCGTCAACAGTGATGCGAGTGTAAAGCACCAGAACAAAGGGCCGGAGCGCCCATTGAATGACCAGTACAGCAGAGCAAAGGTGCTTGCGGCCTTAAGATTCATCGATGCCGTGGTTGTATTCGATCAGGATACTCCACTTGACCTGATCAAGACCATTGGACCTGATGTGCTTGTAAAAGGTGGTGATTGGACCGAGGATAAGATCGTGGGTAGCGAGCATGTGCGGTCACTCGGCGGTGATGTGCGAAGCTTAAAGCTTGTAGATGGTTTTTCGACAACTGGATTAGTAGCGAAGATCCGTGGCTAA
- a CDS encoding superoxide dismutase — MAFTLPALTYAFKALEPHIDARTMEIHHGKHHQGYVNNLNKAVEGTPLEGKMLEEILAGLDMNNGAVRNNGGGHYNHSLFWTVMGPNGSGKPSGDLAAAIDKDFGSFDAFKEKFAAAGATRFGSGWAWLCVQKGGKLEVCSTPNQDNPLMPNVGCGGTPILGMDVWEHAYYLHYQNRRPDYITAFWNVVNWDEVSRRFAAGK; from the coding sequence ATGGCATTTACCCTACCTGCTCTTACCTATGCATTCAAGGCATTGGAACCACATATCGACGCACGCACCATGGAAATACACCATGGCAAACACCATCAAGGTTATGTAAACAACCTGAATAAAGCAGTGGAAGGTACTCCACTGGAAGGCAAGATGTTAGAAGAAATTCTTGCTGGGCTGGACATGAACAATGGTGCAGTTAGGAACAATGGTGGTGGACACTATAACCATAGTCTTTTCTGGACCGTTATGGGACCCAACGGAAGCGGAAAACCTTCTGGTGACCTTGCAGCGGCAATAGACAAGGACTTCGGCTCGTTCGATGCGTTCAAGGAAAAATTCGCAGCAGCGGGCGCAACCCGTTTTGGTAGTGGCTGGGCTTGGCTATGCGTTCAAAAAGGTGGCAAACTCGAAGTCTGTAGCACACCAAATCAGGATAATCCGCTCATGCCCAATGTAGGCTGTGGTGGAACTCCTATTCTGGGTATGGATGTATGGGAGCACGCTTACTACCTGCACTATCAGAACCGTCGTCCGGATTATATCACCGCCTTCTGGAACGTGGTGAACTGGGATGAAGTATCCCGTAGATTCGCAGCTGGAAAGTGA
- a CDS encoding S41 family peptidase: MTKPRNSFSAYFPVLLAFALVAGLFIGRNMGSSSGGGLQVFNREASPSDKVGQVIDLIDRQYVDTVEKNELVDEVLQHMLQRLDPHSYYISAAELSAAQEPLEGSFDGIGVEFAIQHDTVVVISPVEGGPSEALGIRAGDRIIKADSVVLAGVEVTNDQVMKNLRGPSGSEVTVLLLRNGRAKPFEVLIKRGKIPIHSVAATLMTDDGTGYIKLVRFAKNTHEEFLAAAEELTKQGMKRLVLDLRGNGGGFLNSAILLADEFLPDGNTIVYTQGRNSPRRDITATRDGSYEKLPLAVLIDEGSASASEIIAGAIQDNDRGAIVGRRSFGKGLVQEHVDLPDHSAVRLTTARYYTPSGRSIQKPYGKGIDYEDDFTARYEHGELLSADSIHLDSTRAFTTLGGRTVYGGGGVMPDLFVSADTSETSAFLSELFFSGTLNQFAFDVADRDRNKLLAYGSSKAFDARYNVSSPLFDELVDFAKKQGVASTASDIVRSRKTIGTRLKASIARNVWGNVGYYGSLLESDRIFQEADSMLRSGQ; encoded by the coding sequence ATGACCAAACCACGTAACTCGTTCTCCGCCTATTTTCCTGTTCTGCTTGCTTTTGCGTTAGTAGCCGGATTGTTCATTGGGCGGAATATGGGAAGCAGTTCCGGAGGTGGTCTGCAAGTCTTCAATAGAGAGGCTTCACCGTCTGATAAAGTTGGGCAAGTGATCGACCTGATCGATCGCCAATACGTGGATACTGTGGAGAAAAATGAGTTGGTGGACGAAGTGCTCCAGCACATGTTACAGCGTCTTGACCCGCACAGTTATTACATCAGCGCGGCGGAACTAAGCGCAGCACAAGAACCACTGGAGGGCAGTTTCGATGGTATCGGCGTGGAGTTCGCCATACAACACGATACCGTGGTGGTGATCAGTCCGGTGGAAGGTGGACCTAGTGAGGCACTTGGTATCCGTGCTGGTGATCGGATCATCAAAGCGGATAGTGTTGTTCTGGCCGGTGTGGAGGTGACGAACGATCAGGTCATGAAGAACCTACGTGGACCAAGCGGCAGTGAGGTTACCGTGCTGCTGCTTCGCAACGGCCGTGCAAAACCGTTCGAGGTATTGATCAAACGCGGTAAGATCCCGATCCATAGCGTGGCAGCAACCTTAATGACCGACGACGGTACGGGGTACATCAAACTGGTGCGATTTGCCAAGAATACACATGAAGAATTCCTTGCTGCGGCCGAAGAGCTTACCAAGCAAGGAATGAAACGTCTCGTGCTGGACCTGAGGGGAAACGGCGGTGGTTTCCTCAATTCAGCGATACTTCTGGCCGATGAGTTCCTGCCGGACGGGAACACGATCGTGTATACCCAAGGCCGCAATTCTCCTCGGCGCGACATCACCGCAACCCGCGATGGTTCCTATGAGAAATTACCCTTAGCCGTATTGATCGATGAAGGTTCTGCAAGTGCAAGTGAGATCATTGCCGGTGCAATACAGGACAATGATCGCGGTGCCATTGTTGGTCGCCGCTCATTCGGAAAAGGATTGGTGCAGGAACACGTAGACCTGCCCGACCATAGTGCGGTGCGGTTAACGACAGCACGGTACTACACCCCAAGTGGGCGATCCATTCAAAAGCCATATGGTAAGGGGATTGATTATGAAGATGATTTCACGGCACGCTACGAACACGGCGAACTGCTTTCTGCTGATAGCATCCACCTTGATTCTACGCGCGCATTCACTACGTTAGGTGGACGAACCGTATATGGTGGAGGAGGCGTAATGCCTGACCTATTCGTATCGGCGGATACCTCTGAAACATCAGCATTCTTGAGTGAGCTTTTCTTTAGTGGAACGTTGAACCAATTCGCATTTGACGTGGCCGATCGGGACCGCAACAAGCTTCTGGCTTATGGCTCATCCAAGGCATTCGATGCTCGTTACAATGTGAGTAGTCCTCTATTCGATGAATTAGTGGACTTCGCGAAGAAGCAAGGTGTAGCAAGCACTGCTTCTGATATTGTGCGCTCGCGCAAGACCATCGGCACCCGGCTGAAGGCGAGTATAGCCCGTAATGTCTGGGGGAATGTTGGATACTACGGTTCGCTATTGGAAAGCGATAGGATCTTTCAGGAGGCCGATTCGATGTTGAGGAGCGGCCAATAG